From Aedes albopictus strain Foshan chromosome 1, AalbF5, whole genome shotgun sequence, one genomic window encodes:
- the LOC134285589 gene encoding uncharacterized protein LOC134285589 — MGIFKLACVYFELRGGPQQGPQGGRINKFSLGSMLRELQGYKNHIFDMKQIGRNKIMVVFNSYIKANAIVEFINNENGMYTAYIPKHVVCISGVIAGIPNDITTEQIFTDLQSEVPVVDVYRLNRYVNGEKQPSNLDSNRVSITFRASRLPERVRLFCCVSKIQPFVQKVVFCKKCLRYNHKAENCKGFRRCQTCSERHEEEPYDNCQQQKKCLHCKKPHNTGSVGCPERLRQQQIKSIMAKKNYTFVEAREMVSFTSNNIFEPLNSLQDMPTLAETLSGSSDLKAQWQQTNNPRVPITPAVKLYTEKKKKPQNKRKRPATTESTMDSPEPLPGPSGTSKINQEENGVVLHNPHKVYEMEKWKTMLQDNRRNIEASVTNKYQNKAMSFYSELISDESVSCEMKEKVKQAVQKHFELKQTII, encoded by the coding sequence atgggtattttcAAACTAGCGTGTGTTTACTTCGAGCTGCGAGGTGGACCACAACAAGGACCACAAGGAGGACGAATTAACAAATTCTCGCTGGGATCGATGCTGCGTGAACTGCAGGGATACAAGAACCACATCTTCGACATGAAGCAGATCGGAAGAAACAAAATCATGGTTGTGTTCAACAGCTACATCAAGGCGAATGCTATCGTGGAATTCATCAACAACGAAAATGGTATGTACACGGCGTACATTCCAAAGCATGTCGTTTGCATATCAGGAGTAATAGCAGGAATCCCGAACGATATCACCACTGAACAGATCTTCACGGACCTTCAGAGCGAAGTTCCTGTCGTCGACGTTTACCGTCTAAACCGCTACGTCAATGGAGAGAAACAACCCTCAAACCTTGACTCAAACCGAGTTTCAATCACGTTCCGAGCGAGCCGACTGCCAGAAAGAGTTCGACTGTTTTGCTGTGTAAGCAAAATCCAACCGTTTGTGCAGAAAGTTGTTTTCTGCAAAAAGTGCTTGAGGTACAACCATAAAGCTGAAAACTGCAAGGGTTTCCGGAGATGTCAGACATGCAGCGAGCGACACGAAGAGGAACCGTACGACAACTGCCAACAACAGAAGAAATGCTTGCATTGCAAAAAACCACACAACACAGGAAGCGTTGGTTGCCCAGAGCGACTACGACAGCAGCAAATAAAATCCATAATGGCGAAAAAGAACTACACGTTCGTCGAAGCACGAGAGATGGTATCGTTCACCTCGAACAACATCTTTGAACCACTGAACTCACTGCAAGATATGCCGACATTGGCGGAAACATTATCGGGAAGCAGCGATCTGAAAGCACAATGGCAACAAACGAACAACCCAAGAGTACCAATCACACCGGCGGTGAAGCTGTACACGGAGAAAAAGAAGAAACCTCAGAACAAGCGAAAGAGACCAGCAACTACGGAATCAACGATGGACTCCCCAGAGCCATTGCCTGGACCATCAGGCACGTCAAAAATCAACCAAGAAGAGAACGGAGTTGTATTGCACAACCCGCACAAGGTGTACGAGATGGAGAAATGGAAGACCATGTTGCAGGACAACAGAAGGAACATTGAAGCAAGTGTTACCaacaaataccaaaacaaagccaTGAGCTTCTATTCGGAGCTTATCAGTGACGAAAGTGTCAGCTGCGAAATGAAGGAAAAAGTAAAGCAAGCAGTACAGAAGCATTTTGAACTAAAGCAAACGATAATTTAG